In Capricornis sumatraensis isolate serow.1 chromosome 6, serow.2, whole genome shotgun sequence, the genomic window GGTTGTGGTGGAGTGTAATTATTGCTCTAGGGGGCGTAAAGCTGTTCCTGTCTCACCTTGAGGAAAGAGGAATGGCTTGCCCCGTGTTGGCAGTGCTTACTGTCCCCACTTGCTGCGCTAGCCTTCTCCAACGTTAGACAATGAGGTTATTAAGTTGCAGTCTTCTATTTTTTAGGTGAGAGGGGTCAGTGTATCCTTTCCACTCCACCAAAAATCCTCTTCTGTGACCTGAGGCTAGACCCTGGAGAGTCCAAATCATGTGAGTGACTGCCCCTGGGCCCCTGGATTGCCTTCTGCGGCTCCTGGAGGGAGGACCTCTCCGGCTACTTCTGGCTGCCCTGACTACTGCCTCCCAACCAGACTCCTACAGCGAAGTGCTGCCTGTAGAGGGACCACCCTCATTTCGGGGTCAGTCAGTCAAGTATGTCTACAAACTGACCATTGGCTGCCAGCGTGTCAACTCACCCATCACTTTACTGAGGGTCCCTCTGAGGGTTCTTGTGCTCACTGGTAAGCAAGGGTTcctggagggaggggctggggaagagCCTCACCAAAGCAGTAATGCTCTTTAGAGAGTTTGTGAAAGGGGCTGGAGGGAAGCTTCCTGATCTTAGTTACGGTGTGAGGGAGTTGGGGAGAGAAAGTCCTGGAGCACAGGTGAGATGCCTACCCCTCAGTTGTGGCGCCCTGTACCTTCAACCCTGACAGTTGGCATCTAAAACCCTAACCACTGCTCTTCTCTCCCACCAcctctccacactctctctaggCCTTCAAGATGTCCGGTTTCCCCAGGATGAGGCTGTAGCCCCATCCAGTCCATTCCTAGAGGAGGATGAAGGTGGAAAGAAGGATTCGTGGCTCACTGAGCTGGCTGGGGAACGCCTCATGGCTGCCACATCCTGCCGAAGCCTCCGTGAGGATCCTTCCAGAAttgccccgccccctcctcccctgtAGTACTCCTGTCTCAGAGCCAGACTCTCCTAACTGCCAGATTCTTCTGAGGACCCACAGATAGTTCATGATCATAAAGGCAGGCCCACCTTTTAGACTCCCCAGTATGGACCCCAGGTTTACTGTGTCCGTCTCTCCCCAGATCTGTACAACATCAGTGATGGCCGAGGAAAAGTTGGGACATTTGGCATCTTCAAATCTGTATACAGACTTGGCGAGGATGTGGTGGGGACCTTAAACTTAGGAGAAGGAACTGTAGCTTGTTTGCAGGTGAGAGAGGAGCAGGAACTTTGGGGGAACTGGGCCTGAAGGGTTAGGGTGGAAGGCGAGGGCCTGCAGAAAGACAGGTGGCATGGAGAAGTGGGCGTCACCCAGGGCCCTCTGGTAAAACAGCGTGAGGTTGGGCTGCCCTCCTGTCCAGAGTCAGCGCGTCCCTGTGCCTGCCTGCACACCCTTGTCTTCTTGATCGCAGTTCTCAGTGAGCTTACAGACGGAGGAGCGTGTGCAGCCTGAGTACCAGCGGCGCCGCGGGGCAGGAGGTGCCCCCTCGGTGTCCCACATCACTCATGCCCGGCACCAGGAGTCCTGCCTACACACGACCAGAACCagcttctctctccccatccctctcAGC contains:
- the RGP1 gene encoding RAB6A-GEF complex partner protein 2 isoform X1, which encodes MIEVVAELSRGPVFLAGEALECVVTVTNPLPPTATSASSEALAWASAQIHCQFHASESRVALPPPDSSQPDVQPESQTVFLPHRGERGQCILSTPPKILFCDLRLDPGESKSYSYSEVLPVEGPPSFRGQSVKYVYKLTIGCQRVNSPITLLRVPLRVLVLTGLQDVRFPQDEAVAPSSPFLEEDEGGKKDSWLTELAGERLMAATSCRSLHLYNISDGRGKVGTFGIFKSVYRLGEDVVGTLNLGEGTVACLQFSVSLQTEERVQPEYQRRRGAGGAPSVSHITHARHQESCLHTTRTSFSLPIPLSSTPGFCTAIVSLKWRLHFEFVTSREPGLVLLPPMEQPEPATWTGPEQVPVDTFSWDLPIKVLPTSPTLASYAAPGPSTSTITI
- the RGP1 gene encoding RAB6A-GEF complex partner protein 2 isoform X2, with product MIEVVAELSRGPVFLAGEALECVVTVTNPLPPTATSASSEALAWASAQIHCQFHASESRVALPPPDSSQPDVQPESQTVFLPHRGERGQCILSTPPKILFCDLRLDPGESKSYSYSEVLPVEGPPSFRGQSVKYVYKLTIGCQRVNSPITLLRVPLRVLVLTGLQDVRFPQDEAVAPSSPFLEEDEGGKKDSWLTELAGERLMAATSCRSLHLYNISDGRGKVGTFGIFKSVYRLGEDVVGTLNLGEGTVACLQFSVSLQTEERVQPEYQRRRGAGGAPSVSHITHARHQESCLHTTRTSFSLPIPLSSTPGFCTAIVSLKWRLHFEFVTSREPGLVLLPPMEQPEPATWTGPEQVPVDTFSWDLPIKAWGCL